One stretch of Leadbetterella byssophila DSM 17132 DNA includes these proteins:
- a CDS encoding complex I subunit 4 family protein, translating to MEILSSLIVLPLISSLLILLLPKAYKNFYKWIGLITQVLLMINVSTLLGLFERDNAEYQFLEHSEWFRLFLGNSSLLSIDYILGVDGLSISMIALSSIVFLIASISSFKVHTREKTYHSLLLLLTASVYGCFLAVDFFLFFVFFEFMLLPMYFLIGIWGGENRAFASLKFFIYTFGGSVFILIAMICLVISHQDEFFTSEYARLVYSFDFRTLKDASNLIEHSLLSIEHPTMILGIPARDFVFLLLLIGFGVKMPVFPFHTWLPDAHVEAPTPISVILAGILLKIGGYGVLRIAYPLLPDASVKYSALIGILGLISIIYGALNALNQQDLKKMIAYSSISHMGFVFVGIASFHTIGFNGAIFQMFSHGILSSMLFLIAGVIYDRTHDRQIYHYKGLAKKMPYFTVLVAVAFFGSLGLPSLSGFIGEFLTLHGGFQSEVLPKAIPMLGVLGIILSAIYFLWTFQKMFLGEYQPSEEYRSLLKDLDRRELFMLTSLGIITLLTGVWPNLVLRYINASLTELLK from the coding sequence ATGGAGATACTCAGTTCATTAATTGTTTTGCCTTTGATAAGTTCCTTACTTATCCTTTTGCTCCCTAAGGCATACAAAAACTTTTATAAGTGGATAGGTTTAATCACTCAAGTCCTATTGATGATCAATGTGAGTACGCTCTTAGGTCTTTTTGAGAGAGACAACGCTGAATATCAGTTTCTGGAACATAGCGAGTGGTTTCGGTTATTTTTAGGTAACTCTTCCCTGCTTTCTATAGATTATATTTTAGGGGTAGATGGCTTGTCCATCAGCATGATAGCTTTAAGCAGCATCGTTTTTTTAATAGCATCCATTTCCTCCTTTAAAGTTCACACTAGGGAAAAGACTTACCATAGCTTATTGCTTTTATTAACTGCATCTGTTTATGGCTGTTTCCTAGCTGTAGACTTCTTCCTTTTCTTTGTTTTCTTTGAATTCATGCTTCTTCCCATGTACTTTTTGATAGGAATTTGGGGAGGGGAAAACAGGGCATTTGCTTCACTGAAGTTCTTCATCTATACCTTCGGCGGATCAGTATTTATCTTAATCGCCATGATCTGTCTGGTCATTTCTCATCAGGACGAATTCTTTACCAGTGAGTATGCGCGATTAGTATATAGTTTTGATTTCCGCACCTTAAAAGATGCATCAAATCTCATAGAGCATTCTCTTTTAAGCATAGAACATCCTACCATGATCCTAGGAATTCCGGCCAGAGATTTTGTTTTCTTGCTGCTATTAATAGGTTTTGGGGTAAAAATGCCGGTATTTCCATTTCATACCTGGTTGCCGGATGCACACGTGGAAGCGCCCACTCCTATCTCTGTAATATTGGCTGGAATTCTATTAAAAATAGGAGGTTACGGCGTCCTTCGGATAGCCTACCCTCTACTTCCGGATGCCAGTGTCAAATACAGTGCTTTAATAGGCATCCTAGGACTGATTTCTATCATCTACGGTGCTTTGAATGCCTTGAACCAGCAGGACCTAAAGAAGATGATAGCCTACTCCTCTATCAGCCATATGGGTTTTGTATTTGTGGGTATTGCTTCCTTCCATACCATAGGATTTAATGGGGCGATATTTCAAATGTTTAGCCACGGAATCTTGTCGTCCATGTTATTCCTCATAGCCGGGGTAATCTATGACAGGACGCATGACAGGCAGATCTACCATTACAAGGGATTGGCTAAGAAGATGCCATATTTTACTGTATTGGTTGCCGTAGCTTTCTTTGGATCTTTAGGCCTTCCCTCTCTTTCCGGATTTATAGGAGAATTTTTGACGCTACATGGTGGATTCCAATCGGAAGTTCTACCCAAAGCCATACCCATGTTAGGGGTATTAGGTATCATCTTATCGGCCATCTATTTCTTATGGACATTCCAAAAGATGTTTTTGGGTGAGTACCAGCCATCGGAGGAGTATAGAAGTTTATTAAAAGATTTAGATAGAAGAGAACTATTTATGTTAACTTCTTTAGGGATTATTACTCTTTTGACCGGTGTTTGGCCCAATTTGGTCCTACGCTACATCAATGCAAGTTTGACTGAATTATTGAAATGA
- a CDS encoding NADH-quinone oxidoreductase subunit 5 family protein produces MNPESLVFFNLQIYVLGFILFMILSRTVFARTAGVISLVINILGLISTSNFLVNTVGTISLHYEWISLEESSISFTLLINPQTRFMLFLVQIISGFVNLFSLKYMAKEPGVSRFFAYLNLFIFSMLGLVLAGNMLQLYFFWELVGFCSYLLIGFWYTKPSANAAAIKAFLLNRLGDASLLLGALLIYYLYGTFRFDDFAHGEIIVREYWYLDGGQWQTVAMVLIFGGVMAKSAQLPLQVWLADAMEGPTPASALIHAATMVVAGVFLLGRISVLITPDAGLWISSVGAATSVFAALSALFQNDLKKVLAFSTVSQLGFMVTGMGMGEVAASLFHLTTHAFFKAGLFLCAGAIISYMHHEQDMRKMGTLIKALPAVFGSFLACSAALVGLPLTGGYLSKESILNAAWVYGLNGSILHLMVPVLLTITAFITTLYTVRMVVMVFFQREDSPVDILLDTTKKTVDGALKSFKDLLTGDNKGSGEEKVIQLVRSLGIYDIVTLGLGISALWFFYSPSPVHLHEVWFFQEFGGVKEIYDWLPWLVGFLFLAGLLISYNQTLEEIRRFYFKTPAPAWRVSFALLAINQFGMSRMYENLFSAFMRSPILRMIQKIEVKGIDAAVMKLGKSSVYFAQWAGYIEKKYIDAAVMGSFQAVKKLGNWMRTQGQGNVQRYLLIWVISLVAILVLLILL; encoded by the coding sequence ATGAACCCGGAATCACTCGTATTCTTTAATCTGCAAATCTATGTTTTGGGGTTTATACTATTTATGATCCTCAGTCGTACGGTATTTGCCAGAACCGCAGGAGTAATTTCTTTGGTTATCAATATCCTTGGACTGATATCCACTTCTAATTTCTTAGTCAACACAGTTGGCACCATTTCACTGCATTACGAGTGGATCTCTTTAGAGGAAAGCTCTATTTCCTTTACTCTACTGATCAACCCGCAAACCCGGTTTATGCTCTTTTTAGTGCAGATCATCAGTGGCTTTGTTAATTTATTTTCTTTGAAATACATGGCCAAAGAACCCGGAGTCAGTAGGTTCTTTGCCTATCTCAATCTTTTTATCTTCTCCATGCTGGGACTCGTTCTAGCAGGAAACATGCTCCAACTGTACTTCTTCTGGGAATTAGTGGGTTTTTGTTCTTACTTGTTGATTGGATTTTGGTACACCAAACCTTCAGCAAATGCTGCAGCCATCAAGGCTTTTCTTTTAAATAGACTAGGAGATGCATCCCTACTATTAGGGGCCCTTTTGATATATTATTTATATGGCACCTTCAGATTTGATGATTTTGCACATGGAGAGATCATCGTAAGGGAGTATTGGTATTTAGATGGTGGTCAATGGCAAACGGTGGCCATGGTATTGATCTTTGGAGGAGTAATGGCTAAGTCTGCCCAGCTCCCACTCCAAGTTTGGCTAGCTGACGCCATGGAAGGCCCCACCCCGGCATCTGCCTTAATCCATGCCGCTACTATGGTGGTGGCAGGGGTATTCTTATTGGGAAGAATCTCAGTACTTATCACTCCAGACGCAGGTCTATGGATCAGTTCTGTGGGAGCGGCAACTAGTGTCTTTGCAGCACTTTCAGCCTTGTTCCAAAATGATCTAAAAAAGGTTTTGGCTTTTTCTACCGTTTCCCAACTGGGATTCATGGTGACCGGAATGGGCATGGGGGAAGTAGCTGCTTCTCTCTTCCACTTGACTACGCATGCCTTTTTTAAAGCAGGCTTATTCTTGTGTGCGGGAGCCATAATCTCATATATGCACCATGAGCAAGATATGCGTAAAATGGGAACTCTAATCAAGGCTTTACCCGCTGTTTTCGGCTCATTTTTGGCATGTTCTGCCGCATTAGTGGGCTTGCCACTTACGGGAGGGTATTTAAGTAAAGAATCTATACTTAATGCCGCTTGGGTTTATGGATTAAACGGAAGTATACTACATTTAATGGTACCTGTTTTATTAACCATTACAGCTTTCATTACTACTTTATATACCGTAAGAATGGTGGTTATGGTTTTCTTCCAAAGAGAAGACAGCCCTGTAGATATACTTTTAGACACCACAAAAAAGACCGTGGATGGAGCCTTGAAATCCTTTAAGGATCTTCTTACCGGAGATAATAAAGGTTCAGGTGAGGAAAAGGTGATTCAGTTAGTAAGAAGTTTAGGCATTTATGATATAGTAACCCTGGGCTTAGGAATAAGTGCATTGTGGTTCTTTTATAGTCCCTCACCCGTTCATTTACATGAAGTTTGGTTCTTCCAAGAGTTTGGAGGAGTTAAGGAAATCTATGATTGGTTGCCATGGCTGGTAGGCTTTCTCTTTTTAGCCGGCCTTCTGATAAGTTATAACCAAACGCTGGAAGAAATTCGAAGATTTTATTTTAAAACCCCTGCCCCCGCGTGGCGTGTATCTTTTGCCCTTTTGGCCATCAATCAATTTGGTATGAGTAGAATGTACGAAAATCTTTTTTCTGCATTCATGCGAAGCCCAATACTGAGAATGATTCAAAAAATTGAGGTGAAGGGAATAGATGCCGCTGTAATGAAACTTGGAAAAAGTTCCGTTTATTTTGCTCAATGGGCAGGATATATCGAAAAGAAATATATAGATGCCGCTGTTATGGGAAGTTTCCAGGCGGTGAAGAAATTAGGAAATTGGATGAGGACTCAAGGACAGGGGAATGTACAAAGGTACCTTTTGATCTGGGTCATCAGTTTAGTAGCCATTTTGGTATTGTTAATCCTACTTTGA
- the lhgO gene encoding L-2-hydroxyglutarate oxidase, with product MLYDTVIIGGGIVGLATALQLLEKKPSLRLLLIEKENQVAAHQTGHNSGVIHSGLYYKPGSLKANNCIKGYHQLLDFCQKHEIPHEICGKIVVATTEEQIPLMQNLYDRGIQNGLSGLEILSPEQMREIEPHVAGVKGIKVPQTGIINYKVVAEKYAYLIQEKGGRIQLGEKVSSISEREGKSTIVTQKGSYETKLVINCAGLYSDKVTQLTERNPINLRIIPFRGEYYELKPEKHHLVKHLIYPVPDPNFPFLGVHFTRMIEGGVEAGPNAVLAFRREGYKKTDFSWPELKETLAWPGFRKVAGKYWKTGMGEYYRSFSKSAFTKALQALLPELKEEDLIPGGAGVRAQACDEQGGLLDDFAIIENAQSINVCNAPSPAATSSLSIGDTVSDLALKRIID from the coding sequence ATGCTTTACGACACCGTCATCATTGGAGGAGGAATAGTAGGACTTGCTACTGCTCTACAGCTTTTAGAGAAAAAACCGAGCTTAAGATTACTACTTATAGAGAAGGAGAATCAAGTTGCCGCTCATCAGACGGGTCATAACAGTGGAGTAATACACTCCGGGTTATACTATAAACCGGGCAGTCTTAAAGCAAACAACTGTATCAAAGGATATCATCAACTCCTGGATTTCTGCCAAAAACATGAGATCCCACATGAGATCTGTGGAAAGATTGTGGTGGCCACAACAGAGGAACAAATACCTTTAATGCAGAATTTATACGATCGCGGTATTCAAAATGGCTTAAGTGGTTTAGAGATTCTCTCACCTGAACAAATGAGGGAAATAGAACCTCATGTAGCAGGAGTGAAAGGCATAAAAGTTCCTCAAACCGGGATCATCAACTATAAGGTAGTGGCAGAAAAATATGCCTACCTGATTCAAGAAAAAGGCGGACGAATTCAATTAGGTGAAAAGGTCTCTTCCATCTCCGAAAGAGAAGGAAAATCTACTATTGTGACGCAAAAAGGCAGTTACGAAACCAAATTAGTCATTAACTGTGCTGGTCTTTATTCTGATAAGGTGACCCAACTGACAGAGAGAAATCCTATAAATCTTCGAATCATACCTTTTAGAGGAGAATACTATGAACTAAAACCAGAAAAGCATCACTTGGTAAAGCACTTGATATATCCTGTACCAGATCCTAATTTCCCTTTCCTAGGAGTACATTTTACCAGGATGATAGAAGGTGGAGTGGAGGCTGGCCCTAACGCTGTCTTGGCTTTCCGCCGGGAAGGATATAAGAAAACGGACTTTTCTTGGCCGGAGCTTAAAGAGACACTAGCTTGGCCGGGATTTAGAAAAGTGGCAGGAAAATATTGGAAAACGGGTATGGGTGAATACTATCGTTCTTTCTCTAAATCAGCGTTTACTAAGGCCTTGCAAGCTTTATTGCCCGAACTAAAAGAAGAGGACTTGATCCCGGGAGGTGCGGGAGTCCGCGCACAGGCATGTGATGAACAGGGAGGATTGCTGGATGACTTCGCCATTATAGAGAATGCGCAGTCAATCAATGTCTGCAATGCACCTTCACCTGCAGCCACCTCTTCGCTATCCATTGGAGATACCGTTTCAGATTTGGCACTTAAACGTATTATTGATTAG
- the coaBC gene encoding bifunctional phosphopantothenoylcysteine decarboxylase/phosphopantothenate--cysteine ligase CoaBC: protein MSLYQKKIVIGVTGSIAAYKIATLVRLLVKDKAEVRVVMTDSAQQFITPLTLSTLSGYPVEMAFTHPQTGEWANHVDLALWADRIIIAPASANTIAKCATGICDNFLQAVYLSARCPVIIAPAMDLDMYAHPSTQANLAILKSYGNEILEPNSGELASGLVGKGRMVEPEEIVEALKSSFLKDSRLEGKRVVITAGPTQEDIDPVRYISNHSSGKMGYELARAFSRGGAQVDLISGPVGLSEIQGINRISVRSAQEMYAAAFELHAQADIVIFSAAVADYKPAEVATQKMKKSEDDMYIDLVRTVDIAKELGQVKREGQIHVGFALETNDEFEHAQEKLHKKNFDIIVLNSLQDKGAGFRYDTNKVTLFTKDGQKQAYDLKSKEEVAMDIREAVLRYMNDL, encoded by the coding sequence ATGTCTCTTTATCAAAAGAAGATTGTAATAGGAGTTACCGGAAGTATCGCGGCATATAAGATTGCTACCTTAGTGCGATTGTTAGTTAAGGATAAAGCAGAAGTAAGGGTGGTGATGACAGACAGTGCTCAGCAATTCATTACACCTCTGACTCTTTCCACTCTATCGGGATATCCGGTTGAAATGGCATTTACTCATCCTCAAACGGGAGAGTGGGCTAATCATGTAGATCTAGCATTATGGGCAGATAGAATCATCATTGCTCCGGCCTCTGCAAATACCATTGCAAAATGTGCTACGGGTATTTGCGATAATTTCTTGCAAGCCGTCTATTTATCGGCTCGTTGTCCCGTGATCATTGCTCCGGCCATGGATTTGGATATGTATGCCCATCCCTCTACCCAAGCTAATCTCGCTATTCTGAAAAGTTACGGGAATGAAATTTTGGAGCCAAATTCTGGTGAATTAGCTTCTGGTTTAGTGGGAAAGGGGAGAATGGTGGAGCCGGAAGAGATAGTAGAAGCATTAAAAAGTAGTTTCCTTAAAGATTCCAGATTAGAAGGGAAGCGCGTAGTGATCACCGCAGGCCCTACACAAGAGGACATTGATCCGGTAAGGTATATCTCTAATCATTCTTCCGGAAAAATGGGATATGAATTGGCCAGGGCTTTTTCCAGGGGAGGCGCACAGGTGGATTTGATCTCAGGGCCGGTAGGCTTGTCGGAAATTCAAGGAATAAATCGCATCTCTGTAAGAAGTGCCCAGGAAATGTATGCCGCTGCGTTTGAGTTGCATGCACAGGCTGATATTGTCATTTTTTCAGCAGCGGTAGCCGACTATAAACCGGCAGAGGTGGCTACACAAAAAATGAAGAAGTCAGAAGATGATATGTATATTGACCTTGTCCGGACGGTGGATATCGCAAAGGAGTTGGGGCAAGTAAAAAGAGAGGGTCAAATACATGTAGGTTTTGCTTTGGAAACCAATGACGAGTTTGAGCACGCCCAGGAAAAATTACATAAAAAGAACTTTGATATCATAGTCCTAAACTCACTGCAAGATAAGGGTGCAGGTTTTCGTTATGATACTAATAAGGTTACTCTATTTACCAAAGATGGGCAAAAGCAGGCCTATGATTTAAAATCAAAAGAGGAAGTGGCTATGGATATTCGTGAAGCCGTACTTCGTTATATGAATGATTTATGA
- the porD gene encoding type IX secretion system protein PorD: protein MKKIFILFALLGFKVQAQELQCQVRVNFSQLSSNTSGDREIFAELERSISDFMNGQRWTNDIFAPGEKIKCNLNINLLRSSGQYNYSGTAQFQVLRPVYGSTYESVIFSFLDRNFDVSFAPESRQMIFNEQIFTSNLTSMLAFYSLTALAIDYDSFSRFGGNPFVDRLYNIVTLAGNAAGGAWLSSADIRDRYWIMENLRNPQFAVYRERFYEYHRLGLDILTEKPAEGRKIMMEFIETVKTLNELRPSATLLTLLMDAKGEEFTGVFSEASKKEKEAVYKICTTVSPDKTEIMRSLLN, encoded by the coding sequence ATGAAAAAGATCTTTATTCTCTTTGCTCTACTAGGATTTAAGGTTCAAGCACAGGAACTGCAGTGCCAGGTTCGCGTAAACTTCTCTCAATTGAGTTCCAACACTTCTGGTGATAGAGAGATTTTCGCAGAACTAGAGAGAAGTATTTCAGATTTCATGAACGGGCAGCGTTGGACAAACGACATATTTGCGCCCGGAGAAAAGATCAAATGTAACCTAAACATAAATCTCCTGAGATCTTCAGGCCAATATAATTATTCCGGTACGGCTCAGTTCCAGGTGCTACGCCCGGTATATGGATCTACCTATGAAAGTGTAATCTTTTCTTTTCTGGATAGAAATTTTGATGTGTCCTTTGCTCCGGAGAGCCGACAAATGATCTTCAATGAACAGATCTTTACTAGTAACTTAACCAGTATGCTGGCCTTTTATTCGTTAACGGCTCTGGCTATTGATTATGATTCCTTTTCCAGATTCGGGGGCAATCCCTTTGTAGATAGACTTTATAATATCGTCACATTAGCCGGAAATGCGGCTGGTGGAGCATGGTTAAGTAGTGCTGATATTAGGGACAGATATTGGATCATGGAAAATCTAAGAAATCCTCAATTTGCGGTTTATAGAGAGAGATTTTATGAGTACCATAGATTAGGTCTGGATATTTTGACAGAAAAACCGGCAGAAGGGAGAAAGATAATGATGGAATTCATTGAAACAGTCAAAACGCTGAATGAACTGAGACCATCAGCTACTCTATTGACCCTCCTGATGGATGCAAAAGGTGAAGAATTTACGGGTGTCTTTTCGGAAGCATCTAAGAAGGAAAAAGAAGCGGTTTATAAAATCTGTACCACAGTTAGTCCAGATAAGACGGAAATCATGAGATCTCTCCTAAATTAA
- a CDS encoding SDR family NAD(P)-dependent oxidoreductase, with protein MGRTALITGASSGIGQATARAFAGAGIHLILCGRRKERLEALKAELEGKVNVHLLTFDVSDYDAVGQAIQSISDPIDILVNNAGNAHGLSSIQDGDIRDWNAMIQSNVIGLLNVSKFVMPGMVERKDGHIVNLSSVAGKHVYENGAVYCATKHSVEAISEGMRKDLTPHNIRVTNIAPGAVETEFSLVRFKGDADRASKVYEGFEPLKPEDIADAILYCVNAPAHVTVADMTLYARAQSAPTTIYKK; from the coding sequence ATGGGCAGAACAGCATTGATCACAGGAGCAAGTTCAGGTATAGGTCAAGCTACTGCAAGAGCCTTTGCAGGAGCCGGTATTCACCTGATTCTTTGTGGTAGAAGAAAAGAAAGGTTAGAAGCTTTAAAAGCCGAGTTAGAGGGGAAAGTCAATGTACATTTGCTCACTTTTGACGTGTCAGATTATGATGCGGTAGGACAGGCCATCCAAAGTATCTCAGATCCCATTGATATCTTAGTAAATAATGCAGGTAATGCACACGGCCTTTCCAGTATTCAAGATGGTGATATTCGCGATTGGAACGCAATGATCCAAAGCAATGTCATAGGCTTACTTAATGTTTCCAAGTTTGTGATGCCGGGAATGGTAGAAAGAAAAGATGGGCATATCGTGAACCTATCTTCTGTTGCCGGAAAACATGTCTACGAAAACGGGGCCGTTTATTGTGCTACAAAGCACAGTGTGGAGGCCATTAGTGAAGGCATGAGAAAAGATCTTACTCCGCATAATATTCGAGTGACTAACATAGCTCCGGGAGCTGTAGAAACAGAATTCTCTTTAGTACGTTTCAAAGGAGATGCAGACCGTGCTTCTAAAGTTTACGAAGGTTTTGAACCTCTTAAGCCGGAAGATATAGCGGATGCTATTCTTTATTGCGTAAATGCCCCAGCACATGTTACTGTAGCAGATATGACCCTCTATGCTAGGGCTCAATCTGCACCTACCACCATTTATAAAAAATAA
- a CDS encoding FAD-binding and (Fe-S)-binding domain-containing protein, whose protein sequence is MLRTLKNFLGTHKVKDQLIDRVSYASDAGFYYLVPQAVVQPENDDEIKGLFQISRDYNVPLVFRGGGTSLSGQSITDGILVDLSKFWKKIQIEEDGKSVRVQPGITGSMVNAHLKPYKRKIGPDPSSIGAAMMGGILSNNASGMCCGVVQNSYHTLKYIRFILPDGNSFSTEVESDYLRFETECQGLAATLVLLREEILRNTELFDRIRHKYQTKNTVGYGLNAFIDYQKPLDIFAHLLIGGEGTLAFISEAVLETVPDKPHKSTGLIYFTDIFSACQAIPSLMETGAAMVELMDRASLRSVEDLDGMPAVVKTLPEPAAALLVEFQEDSIQELEDTVALFESRLPEFSLVEAPVFTRDPAIQAFYWKVRKGMFPAVGAVRASGTTVILEDVAFPLHHLGHAIIDIQNLFQKHGYENGIIFGHAKDGNIHFVVTQTFATDHEIKRYERFMDDVVNLVVKKYDGALKAEHGTGRNMAPFVETEWGGEAYHIMKRLKDAVDPLSLLNPGVIINPLKDAHLHNLKRMPSVEQEVDKCIECGFCEPSCPSRQVTASPRRRIVTRRVLENFKADGRMEEYKVLAKQFEYHGLDTCAVDGLCALNCPVNINTGDLVKHLRVDTHAVWQNKTALWTAKNFGTVVKGLQWGLEVAHVAKRIVGERTLEKITKGIPNIPNWTPEIPEPPALRYRNDADPDIVYFPACITRMMGTYPGQKKNMLEIFYAICDQVGIKTKVLDQIGSSCCSQIYSSKGFSDAYAYTANEIVERMWNSSLEGKLPIVIDVTSCEYTIKNMFGVLNPVNQDRYKQLTIWDSIEFLYQDVLPKLQSSNKKGKVVLHPVCSSEKMQSTGMLKKIAETFAEEVIVPLDWGCCGMAGDRGFLFPELTTSATEKEAREVNGHHHVEGHYSSTRTCEMAMTHATGKNYESILYLVAEGLGVA, encoded by the coding sequence ATGTTAAGAACATTAAAGAATTTTCTTGGAACTCACAAAGTAAAAGATCAACTGATCGATAGAGTCTCTTATGCTTCTGATGCAGGGTTTTATTACCTCGTGCCTCAAGCAGTTGTCCAACCTGAAAACGACGATGAAATCAAAGGACTCTTTCAGATTTCCAGAGATTATAATGTTCCCTTAGTCTTTAGAGGTGGAGGCACCAGTCTTTCAGGACAATCCATTACTGACGGTATTCTGGTGGACCTCAGCAAATTTTGGAAAAAGATCCAAATTGAAGAAGATGGGAAGAGCGTTAGGGTGCAGCCGGGTATCACAGGTTCCATGGTGAACGCTCACCTAAAGCCATATAAAAGGAAAATAGGGCCGGATCCCTCCAGTATCGGAGCTGCCATGATGGGTGGTATACTCTCCAATAACGCCAGTGGGATGTGTTGTGGAGTAGTACAAAACTCCTATCACACCTTAAAGTATATACGGTTCATCCTTCCGGATGGTAATTCCTTTTCTACTGAGGTGGAATCAGATTACCTCCGGTTCGAAACAGAATGTCAAGGTTTAGCGGCCACTTTGGTTTTACTGAGAGAGGAAATCCTTAGGAATACGGAGCTTTTTGATAGAATCCGACATAAATATCAGACTAAGAACACGGTAGGTTATGGTTTAAATGCATTCATTGACTATCAGAAACCACTGGATATTTTTGCACATCTACTGATAGGAGGAGAAGGAACATTGGCCTTCATTTCTGAAGCAGTTCTGGAAACGGTTCCGGATAAACCTCACAAGTCTACGGGCCTAATCTATTTCACAGACATCTTTTCAGCTTGCCAAGCTATCCCATCTTTAATGGAGACAGGCGCAGCCATGGTGGAATTGATGGACAGGGCATCACTTCGGTCAGTAGAAGATTTAGATGGGATGCCTGCAGTAGTGAAAACACTACCTGAGCCTGCAGCTGCATTATTAGTAGAGTTTCAGGAAGACAGTATACAGGAACTGGAAGATACAGTAGCTTTATTTGAATCTCGACTTCCGGAGTTTAGCTTGGTGGAAGCACCTGTATTTACTCGTGATCCGGCTATTCAAGCTTTCTATTGGAAAGTGAGAAAAGGGATGTTCCCAGCAGTAGGGGCGGTGAGAGCCAGTGGAACCACGGTAATCCTTGAAGATGTGGCATTCCCTTTACATCACCTTGGTCATGCTATTATAGATATCCAAAACCTGTTTCAAAAACATGGATACGAAAATGGAATCATCTTTGGTCATGCTAAAGATGGGAATATCCATTTTGTGGTAACCCAGACATTTGCTACAGATCATGAAATAAAGCGGTACGAGCGCTTTATGGACGATGTGGTAAACCTAGTGGTAAAGAAATATGACGGAGCATTGAAGGCGGAGCACGGTACGGGCCGAAATATGGCTCCCTTTGTGGAAACGGAATGGGGAGGAGAAGCCTACCATATCATGAAAAGGTTGAAGGACGCAGTAGATCCTCTATCCCTTTTGAATCCGGGGGTAATTATCAACCCTCTTAAAGATGCCCACTTGCATAACCTAAAACGTATGCCCTCCGTGGAGCAAGAGGTAGATAAATGTATAGAATGTGGCTTCTGTGAGCCTAGTTGCCCTTCTCGTCAAGTAACTGCTTCTCCACGGAGACGAATAGTCACTCGTAGAGTCTTAGAAAACTTCAAGGCGGATGGCCGTATGGAGGAGTATAAGGTTTTAGCTAAGCAGTTTGAGTATCACGGATTGGATACATGCGCAGTAGATGGTTTATGCGCCTTGAATTGTCCTGTAAATATTAATACGGGAGATCTCGTGAAACACCTAAGGGTAGATACCCATGCCGTTTGGCAGAATAAAACAGCCCTTTGGACAGCAAAAAATTTCGGGACCGTGGTGAAGGGATTACAATGGGGTCTGGAAGTGGCCCATGTAGCTAAAAGGATAGTGGGAGAGAGAACCCTGGAAAAAATCACGAAAGGCATACCGAATATACCTAATTGGACTCCGGAAATACCTGAACCTCCTGCACTCCGATATAGAAATGATGCTGATCCGGATATCGTTTATTTTCCAGCATGTATTACCCGTATGATGGGGACTTATCCCGGACAGAAGAAGAACATGTTAGAGATTTTTTATGCCATCTGTGATCAGGTAGGTATAAAGACCAAAGTTCTGGATCAGATAGGTAGTAGTTGCTGCAGTCAGATTTATTCTTCCAAAGGTTTTTCAGATGCTTACGCTTATACAGCAAATGAGATAGTAGAACGTATGTGGAATTCTTCTTTGGAAGGTAAACTACCCATTGTGATAGACGTGACCAGTTGCGAGTACACAATCAAAAATATGTTTGGAGTATTAAATCCGGTCAACCAAGACAGGTATAAGCAACTGACCATCTGGGATAGTATAGAATTCTTATATCAAGATGTGTTACCAAAGCTTCAGTCTTCAAATAAAAAAGGGAAGGTGGTTCTACATCCTGTTTGCTCATCTGAAAAGATGCAGAGTACCGGGATGCTGAAGAAGATCGCTGAAACATTTGCGGAGGAAGTGATTGTTCCATTGGATTGGGGATGCTGCGGTATGGCCGGAGATAGAGGTTTCTTGTTCCCAGAATTGACCACTTCTGCTACTGAGAAAGAAGCTAGAGAGGTGAATGGTCATCATCATGTAGAAGGTCATTATTCCAGCACACGTACTTGCGAGATGGCCATGACACATGCTACAGGTAAGAACTATGAGTCTATCCTGTATTTAGTGGCGGAGGGATTGGGTGTCGCCTAA